One genomic window of Devosia salina includes the following:
- a CDS encoding putative quinol monooxygenase: MTASKSQIVLIAEFTARAGEEERVASLLDGLATKVRQEPGNIAFDCYRQTENPAKFVVYEIYRDRQAFEDHIAADYGATFNTRLQELIIEPQSILTFLTSLGRGA, from the coding sequence TTGACCGCTTCAAAATCGCAGATCGTTCTCATCGCCGAATTCACCGCGCGCGCCGGTGAGGAGGAGCGCGTTGCGTCATTGCTCGACGGCCTCGCCACCAAGGTGAGGCAGGAGCCGGGCAATATTGCTTTCGATTGCTACCGGCAGACGGAAAACCCGGCAAAGTTTGTGGTCTATGAGATCTACCGTGATCGGCAGGCGTTCGAGGATCACATCGCCGCTGACTATGGCGCGACGTTCAACACACGATTGCAGGAGCTGATCATCGAGCCGCAATCCATCCTGACATTCCTCACGTCGCTCGGCCGGGGAGCCTGA
- a CDS encoding sensor histidine kinase, which yields MADLVSASDEVRSDSVAESRPGRTFSRIRQNQSLRVLGFIVVFASVLMSSVSFLILSGITTIEPSPVIWTVIWIVTGLLVLLVIALVVTEAVLLFQARLRGVPGAGLQVRMVAMFAFVAAVPAALVAVVATIALNQGLDQWFSERTRAMVESSRLVARSYMLEHAQVLRDDIIWVATELEQARATYENEPERFERILTALAVTRSLPFTSLIDHSGETLMRAQINVAGSFPKLPAGVTDGVVEGIPTPIAPGATQFVGSVIKLRGYTDTYLFVARPVDAEVLEYMRLTDENITEYREYASNRLVFQITFTIMYVGLAVVLLLAALWVGIALANRFVDPIRNLMIASRRVSAGDLDVQVPVQEGRGDLRDLSNGFNRMTQQLKTQRLDLLKANEVNEKRRQFTEAVVEGVSAGIIGLDPYGAVTLVNARACEMLGRTEIELMGEAMDKIMPEIGPTLEKARSARRGQVRDQIQLGNETDRRIYQVQLTREGSMTESKGYVVTFDDITDLESAQRTSAWADVARRIAHEIKNPLTPIQLSAERLRRRYGGKLEDDREVFDKCINTIVRQVGDIGRMVDEFSAFARMPESAPEMADLSDTIRQAVFLESVRLPEVSIVTLLPEAAIAAWFDARLVSQSLTNLIKNAVEAFEGIPLSPDWQPTITVEAHVEGNHARVSVSDNGKGWPSDNRQRLLEPYMTTREKGTGLGLAIVARIIEQHGGIVELIDADPDAQGRVGACVTFTLPLHSPAMSTIETGTALADENPAQEEEPQLPAVVHK from the coding sequence ATGGCCGATCTGGTGTCAGCCAGCGACGAGGTTCGAAGCGACTCCGTGGCCGAATCCCGGCCGGGGCGCACCTTCTCGCGCATCCGGCAGAACCAGTCGCTGCGCGTGCTCGGATTCATCGTGGTCTTTGCCTCGGTGCTGATGTCGTCCGTGTCGTTCCTGATCCTGTCGGGCATCACCACTATCGAACCCTCGCCGGTGATCTGGACGGTCATCTGGATCGTCACCGGCCTCCTGGTGCTGCTGGTGATCGCCCTGGTGGTGACCGAGGCGGTGCTGCTGTTTCAGGCGCGGCTGCGCGGTGTACCGGGCGCAGGCCTGCAGGTGCGCATGGTGGCCATGTTTGCCTTCGTGGCGGCCGTGCCGGCGGCACTTGTCGCGGTGGTGGCAACGATCGCGCTCAACCAGGGGCTCGACCAATGGTTCTCCGAGCGCACCCGCGCCATGGTGGAAAGTTCGCGCCTGGTGGCGCGTTCCTACATGCTCGAACATGCGCAGGTGCTGCGTGACGACATCATCTGGGTGGCAACCGAACTGGAGCAGGCGCGTGCCACCTATGAGAACGAACCCGAACGCTTCGAGCGCATCCTGACGGCGCTGGCGGTCACGAGGTCCTTGCCATTCACCTCGCTGATCGACCACAGCGGGGAGACCCTGATGCGGGCGCAGATCAATGTCGCCGGCTCGTTCCCCAAACTGCCCGCGGGTGTCACCGACGGCGTGGTCGAGGGGATTCCCACGCCCATTGCGCCCGGGGCGACGCAGTTCGTCGGCTCGGTCATCAAGCTGCGCGGCTATACCGATACCTATCTGTTCGTGGCCCGGCCCGTTGATGCCGAAGTGCTTGAATATATGCGTCTAACCGACGAGAACATAACGGAATATCGCGAGTACGCTTCGAACCGCCTGGTGTTCCAGATCACCTTCACCATCATGTATGTCGGTCTTGCCGTGGTGCTGCTCCTCGCCGCGCTGTGGGTCGGCATCGCACTCGCCAACCGCTTCGTGGATCCAATCCGCAACTTGATGATCGCCTCGCGGCGGGTCAGCGCCGGAGACCTTGACGTGCAGGTGCCGGTGCAGGAGGGCAGGGGCGATTTGCGCGACCTCTCCAACGGCTTCAATCGCATGACGCAGCAGCTCAAGACCCAGCGGCTCGATCTGCTCAAGGCCAATGAGGTCAACGAGAAGCGCCGCCAGTTCACCGAAGCCGTGGTGGAGGGGGTGTCGGCCGGCATTATCGGTCTCGATCCCTATGGGGCCGTGACCCTGGTCAATGCCCGCGCCTGCGAGATGCTCGGGCGCACGGAAATCGAGCTCATGGGAGAAGCCATGGACAAGATCATGCCCGAAATCGGGCCCACGCTGGAAAAGGCGCGATCGGCGCGGCGGGGTCAGGTGCGTGACCAGATCCAGCTGGGCAATGAAACCGACCGCCGCATCTACCAGGTGCAGTTGACCCGTGAAGGGTCGATGACCGAGTCCAAGGGCTATGTGGTGACCTTCGATGACATCACCGATCTGGAATCGGCGCAGCGGACAAGCGCCTGGGCCGATGTGGCCCGCCGCATTGCCCATGAAATCAAGAACCCGCTGACCCCGATCCAGCTCTCGGCCGAACGCCTGCGCCGCCGCTATGGCGGCAAGCTCGAGGACGATCGGGAGGTTTTCGACAAATGCATCAACACCATTGTGCGCCAGGTGGGCGATATCGGGCGGATGGTCGACGAGTTTTCCGCCTTTGCGCGTATGCCCGAATCCGCGCCGGAGATGGCCGACCTCAGTGACACCATCCGCCAGGCGGTCTTCCTCGAAAGCGTGCGGCTTCCCGAGGTCTCCATCGTGACGCTGCTCCCCGAGGCGGCGATTGCCGCCTGGTTCGACGCGCGGCTGGTGTCGCAGTCGCTGACCAATTTGATCAAGAACGCCGTCGAGGCGTTCGAGGGCATTCCCCTTTCGCCAGACTGGCAACCCACCATCACGGTGGAGGCCCATGTCGAAGGCAACCATGCCCGGGTGTCGGTGTCTGACAATGGCAAGGGCTGGCCTTCGGACAACCGGCAAAGACTGCTGGAGCCCTATATGACCACGCGGGAAAAGGGGACCGGGCTGGGCCTGGCGATTGTCGCCCGCATCATCGAGCAGCACGGTGGGATCGTCGAGTTGATCGACGCCGACCCCGATGCGCAGGGCAGGGTGGGGGCATGCGTGACCTTCACGCTTCCTTTGCATTCCCCTGCAATGAGCACCATCGAGACAGGAACCGCCCTTGCGGATGAAAATCCTGCCCAGGAGGAGGAGCCGCAGCTGCCTGCGGTTGTTCACAAGTAA
- the metG gene encoding methionine--tRNA ligase, protein MTAKPFYVTTAISYPNGAPHIGHAYEMIATDAIARWKRLEGRDVYFLTGTDEHGIKMVQTAAKEGIPVRELADRNAGEFKRLAADLNLSNDDFIRTTEQRHYESVQAIWKKMAASHNGDIFQSTYKGWYSVRDEAYFDEDELTEKDGKKYAPSGAEVEWVEEPTFFFRLSAYQQKLLDLYEANPDFIAPKERRNEIISFVKSGLQDLSVSRTTFDWGVPVPDAPGHVMYVWVDALTNYITGVGYPDEQSELFRKFWPADLHVIGKDIIRFHTVYWPAFLMSAGLPVQHRVFAHGFLTVDGQKMSKSLGNVIDPFELVETFGADAVRYFFLREVSFGNDGDYSHEKLVNRVNADLANNLGNLAQRSLSMINKNCEAKVPEPGPLADADNAIIAEVSEAIAAAQKAMDQQLIHEATGAIIGALSSANNYFAGQEPWALKKTDPARMATVLYVTADTVRRLAIPMLAFVPASAARLLDQLVVPQDERTLAAAQLANALVPGTELPAPQGVFARLEKPAE, encoded by the coding sequence ATGACCGCCAAGCCCTTCTACGTCACGACCGCAATCTCCTATCCCAATGGCGCGCCCCATATCGGGCACGCCTATGAGATGATTGCGACCGACGCCATCGCCCGCTGGAAGCGGCTGGAGGGCAGGGATGTCTATTTCCTCACCGGCACGGACGAGCACGGCATCAAAATGGTGCAGACAGCGGCCAAGGAAGGTATCCCCGTTCGCGAGCTTGCCGACCGGAATGCTGGCGAATTCAAGCGCCTGGCGGCGGACCTTAACCTGTCGAACGATGATTTCATCCGCACCACCGAACAGCGGCACTATGAGTCCGTGCAGGCCATCTGGAAGAAGATGGCCGCGAGCCACAATGGCGACATCTTCCAGTCCACCTACAAGGGCTGGTATTCGGTGCGCGACGAAGCCTATTTCGACGAAGACGAGCTGACCGAAAAGGACGGCAAGAAATATGCGCCGTCCGGGGCCGAGGTCGAATGGGTGGAGGAGCCCACCTTTTTCTTCCGCCTGTCCGCCTATCAGCAGAAGCTGCTCGATCTCTACGAGGCCAATCCCGATTTCATCGCCCCCAAGGAGCGGCGCAACGAGATCATTTCCTTCGTCAAGAGCGGCCTGCAGGACCTTTCTGTCTCCCGCACCACTTTTGACTGGGGTGTTCCGGTGCCCGACGCGCCCGGGCATGTGATGTATGTGTGGGTCGATGCGCTGACCAATTACATCACCGGCGTTGGCTATCCCGACGAGCAGAGCGAGCTGTTCAGGAAATTCTGGCCGGCCGACCTGCATGTCATCGGCAAGGACATCATCCGCTTCCATACAGTCTATTGGCCCGCCTTCCTGATGAGCGCCGGCCTGCCGGTGCAACATCGCGTCTTCGCCCACGGCTTCCTCACCGTGGACGGCCAGAAGATGAGCAAGTCGCTGGGCAACGTCATCGACCCGTTCGAACTGGTGGAAACCTTTGGCGCCGATGCCGTCCGCTACTTCTTCCTGCGCGAAGTCTCCTTCGGCAATGACGGCGACTATAGCCACGAAAAGCTGGTCAACCGCGTCAATGCCGACCTCGCCAACAATCTTGGCAATCTGGCCCAGCGCTCGCTGTCCATGATCAACAAGAACTGCGAGGCGAAGGTGCCCGAGCCGGGCCCGCTGGCCGATGCCGACAATGCGATCATCGCCGAAGTGAGCGAGGCCATTGCCGCGGCGCAGAAGGCCATGGATCAGCAATTGATCCATGAGGCGACCGGCGCCATCATCGGCGCGCTGAGTTCGGCCAACAATTACTTCGCCGGCCAGGAACCCTGGGCGCTCAAGAAGACCGATCCGGCCCGCATGGCGACCGTGCTCTATGTCACCGCCGATACCGTGCGGCGGCTGGCCATCCCCATGCTCGCCTTCGTGCCGGCTTCGGCAGCGCGGCTGCTTGATCAGTTGGTCGTGCCGCAGGACGAGCGGACCCTGGCCGCCGCTCAACTGGCCAATGCCCTGGTGCCGGGCACCGAACTGCCCGCGCCGCAGGGCGTTTTTGCCCGACTAGAGAAACCGGCCGAGTGA
- the hfq gene encoding RNA chaperone Hfq, protein MASEKQQNLQDSFLNHVRKQKVPVTIFLVNGVKLQGVITWFDNFCLLLRRDAQSQLVYKHAISTIMPGAPIQLFDPEQNTDHD, encoded by the coding sequence ATGGCTAGCGAAAAGCAGCAAAACCTGCAGGATTCCTTCCTTAATCACGTCAGAAAGCAGAAAGTCCCCGTCACCATCTTCCTGGTGAACGGCGTCAAGCTGCAGGGTGTCATCACCTGGTTCGACAATTTCTGCCTGCTGTTGCGTCGTGACGCGCAGTCGCAACTGGTCTATAAGCACGCGATCTCCACCATCATGCCCGGCGCGCCGATCCAGCTGTTCGACCCCGAGCAGAACACAGATCACGACTGA
- the hflX gene encoding GTPase HflX, which produces MDDFDDEAGAQPGGPKPYIDRREQPTRTGLVCPDVRGKSSYHSIEARQAEFEGLAGAIRLDIVFSEVVKVREIRPATYLGAGHVASLADKVKAEQIELLLVDAALTPIQQRNLERETGTKVLDRTALILEIFGERAATREGVLQVELAHLNYQKGRLVRSWTHLERQRGSGGTGFMGGPGETQIESDRRQITERIVLLEDRLEKVKKTREQQRRQRTKALIPVVALVGYTNAGKSSLFNVLTGAGVFAEDLLFATLDTTVRKIALPHGREAMLSDTVGFVADLPHDLVAAFRATLEEVVDADIILHVRDIANPDHAAQAQDVLSVLEELGVSSEVTPIIEVWNKIDLLEEPGLSLASAAPAGKVMATMPVSAHTGEGLDALKLAIERILGEQSRTYHVHVPHSAGADIGWLHSNAEVISRDEPTETGSDFVVRVDPRHRAAFLERFNGRIAVSDL; this is translated from the coding sequence ATGGACGATTTTGACGACGAGGCGGGCGCCCAGCCGGGCGGCCCGAAGCCCTATATCGATCGGCGGGAGCAGCCGACGCGAACGGGGCTCGTTTGTCCAGATGTCCGCGGCAAGTCATCCTATCACAGCATCGAAGCGCGGCAGGCCGAGTTCGAAGGCCTGGCCGGGGCCATCCGTCTCGACATTGTCTTTTCGGAGGTGGTCAAGGTGCGCGAAATCCGGCCTGCCACCTATCTGGGCGCCGGCCATGTCGCGAGCCTGGCTGACAAGGTCAAGGCCGAGCAGATCGAACTGCTGCTGGTCGATGCGGCGCTGACGCCGATCCAGCAACGCAATCTCGAGCGCGAGACCGGCACCAAGGTGCTCGATCGGACGGCGCTGATCCTCGAAATCTTCGGGGAGCGTGCAGCGACGCGCGAAGGCGTTTTGCAGGTCGAGCTTGCCCATCTCAATTACCAGAAGGGCCGGCTGGTCCGATCCTGGACACACCTTGAGCGCCAGCGCGGCAGCGGCGGCACCGGCTTCATGGGCGGCCCGGGCGAAACCCAGATCGAAAGCGACCGCCGGCAGATCACCGAGCGCATCGTGCTGCTCGAGGACCGGCTGGAAAAGGTCAAGAAGACCCGTGAGCAGCAGCGCCGTCAGCGCACCAAGGCACTGATCCCGGTCGTGGCCCTCGTAGGCTACACCAATGCCGGAAAATCAAGCCTGTTCAACGTGTTGACCGGGGCAGGGGTGTTCGCCGAAGACCTGTTGTTCGCCACGCTGGACACGACCGTTCGCAAGATTGCGCTGCCGCATGGCCGCGAGGCGATGCTGAGCGACACGGTGGGTTTCGTTGCCGACCTGCCGCACGACCTGGTGGCAGCTTTCCGCGCTACGCTGGAAGAGGTGGTGGACGCAGACATCATCCTGCATGTGCGCGACATCGCCAATCCGGACCACGCCGCCCAGGCGCAGGACGTCTTGAGCGTGCTCGAGGAACTCGGAGTATCCTCGGAGGTCACGCCGATCATCGAGGTCTGGAACAAGATCGACCTGCTCGAAGAACCCGGGCTGTCGCTGGCCTCGGCGGCGCCGGCAGGCAAGGTGATGGCCACGATGCCGGTTTCGGCGCATACGGGCGAGGGGCTCGATGCCCTCAAGCTGGCGATCGAGCGGATATTGGGCGAGCAGAGCCGAACCTATCACGTGCATGTGCCGCACAGCGCCGGCGCCGATATCGGCTGGCTGCACAGCAATGCCGAGGTGATATCACGGGACGAACCGACCGAAACCGGCTCCGACTTCGTGGTGCGCGTCGATCCGCGCCATCGCGCGGCATTCCTCGAACGCTTCAACGGCCGGATCGCGGTGTCGGACCTTTAG
- a CDS encoding TatD family hydrolase, with translation MLIDSHCHLDFEALSADLDGVMARAAAAGVTGMVTISTRVENFSTYADLAERFANVWCSVGTHPHNAHEELHIETDDLVRLSAHPRCVAIGEAGLDYFYDNAPRDAQAKGLRRHIAAARITGLPLVIHSRQADDDMAAILEEEAGQGAFPFVLHCFTAGMDLAQRALALGGYVSFSGIITFKNAEEIREVAKIVPADRYLVETDAPYLAPIPHRGQSNEPSFVRHTAEKLADVRGISLEQLGAETTANFGRLFSKTGVR, from the coding sequence ATGCTGATCGATAGCCATTGCCATCTCGATTTCGAGGCGCTCTCCGCCGATCTGGACGGGGTGATGGCGCGCGCCGCCGCCGCGGGTGTCACCGGCATGGTGACGATTTCCACACGTGTGGAGAACTTTTCCACATATGCGGACCTTGCGGAACGTTTTGCGAACGTCTGGTGCTCCGTCGGCACGCATCCGCACAATGCGCATGAAGAGCTGCATATCGAAACGGATGATCTTGTCCGGCTAAGTGCCCATCCGCGCTGCGTTGCCATCGGCGAGGCCGGCCTCGACTATTTCTACGACAACGCCCCGCGCGATGCCCAGGCCAAAGGCCTGCGCCGTCATATCGCGGCGGCGCGGATCACCGGTCTTCCACTGGTTATCCACAGCCGCCAGGCCGACGATGACATGGCGGCCATCCTTGAGGAAGAAGCCGGGCAGGGGGCCTTCCCCTTTGTGCTGCACTGCTTCACCGCCGGCATGGATCTGGCGCAGCGGGCGCTGGCCCTGGGCGGCTATGTGTCGTTCTCCGGCATCATCACTTTCAAGAATGCCGAGGAAATCCGCGAGGTCGCCAAGATTGTGCCGGCAGACCGCTATCTGGTCGAGACCGACGCGCCATATCTGGCGCCGATCCCGCATCGCGGCCAATCCAACGAGCCGAGCTTTGTGCGCCATACCGCCGAGAAGCTGGCGGATGTACGCGGCATTTCGCTGGAGCAGCTCGGCGCGGAAACGACCGCCAATTTCGGGCGCCTGTTTTCCAAGACCGGCGTGAGATAG
- a CDS encoding MBL fold metallo-hydrolase, whose product MAAPDRIIATILGCGSSGGVPRIGNDWGACDPHERRNRRRRCALLLEGWTDGVAEPTRVLIDTGADLREQLLDAGVDRVDAVLYTHEHADHTHGIDDLRVLALHNRRRVDVYFSRECGTRLREAFGYCFSTPPGSSYPPILNAHEIADGDILEITGPGGTLSLAAFALVHGDIMAFGYRIGGLAYCCDLSAVPESAHKALSGLDIWIVDALRPTPHPSHLSLPETLELIERFAPRQAVLTNMHIDLDYRRTDAETPGNVTPAFDGMQIDVNTGRILNR is encoded by the coding sequence GTGGCCGCTCCGGACCGGATCATCGCGACCATTCTGGGCTGCGGATCGTCCGGCGGCGTGCCGCGTATCGGCAATGACTGGGGCGCCTGCGATCCGCATGAGCGCCGCAATCGCCGCCGGCGCTGCGCACTTCTGCTCGAAGGCTGGACGGATGGTGTCGCCGAACCCACACGGGTCCTGATCGATACTGGCGCCGATTTGCGCGAGCAGCTTCTCGACGCCGGCGTCGATCGGGTGGACGCCGTGCTCTATACCCATGAGCATGCCGACCACACGCACGGCATCGACGATCTGCGCGTGCTGGCGCTGCACAATCGCCGTCGTGTCGACGTCTATTTCTCCCGCGAATGCGGCACGCGCCTGCGCGAGGCCTTCGGCTATTGCTTTTCAACGCCGCCCGGCAGTTCCTATCCGCCGATCCTGAACGCCCATGAGATCGCCGATGGCGACATTCTCGAAATCACGGGGCCTGGCGGAACGCTGTCGCTCGCGGCGTTCGCGCTCGTACATGGCGACATCATGGCCTTCGGCTATCGCATCGGCGGATTGGCCTATTGCTGCGATCTGTCCGCGGTGCCGGAAAGCGCGCATAAGGCACTGAGTGGACTGGACATCTGGATCGTCGATGCGCTGCGCCCGACGCCGCATCCGAGCCATCTGAGCTTGCCTGAAACGCTGGAACTGATCGAGCGTTTCGCACCGCGCCAGGCGGTGCTCACCAATATGCATATCGATCTCGACTATCGCAGGACCGATGCGGAAACGCCGGGCAATGTGACGCCAGCCTTTGACGGTATGCAGATTGACGTGAATACGGGGCGCATCCTCAACCGCTGA
- a CDS encoding AAA family ATPase, producing MTDPSALPDLPLPEQRQVAMGHDTARAAILAQLEEHRLPGAIMLHGPQGIGKATLAFELATAILIATGDEEPVRVREQVAALSHPNLSVLRRRLKDSKGYYSVIRVEDVRDLRESLHHTRGRAGHRIAILDSIDDCNPSAANALLKTLEEPPADTTFFLISHRPGQLLPTIRSRCHNLALRPLADDLVARVVSQSLPDLDQATLDRAIQLAGGRPRRAFETLSLAENSPVGALLLWLRQPDAAPIAAELQLADALGSDPQGADMSFAREILNDWLAGEMRDAAMQPGGRRRLASATELWEKAGALLGEADSVNLDMKQTLVVIFDAIRKHCALIANPAEPA from the coding sequence GTGACCGACCCCTCCGCACTCCCTGACCTGCCGCTGCCCGAGCAGCGGCAGGTGGCCATGGGCCATGACACCGCCCGCGCCGCCATCCTCGCGCAGCTCGAAGAGCACCGCTTGCCCGGCGCCATCATGCTGCATGGGCCGCAGGGGATCGGCAAGGCGACCCTGGCCTTCGAACTGGCCACGGCCATCCTCATTGCCACCGGCGACGAGGAGCCGGTGCGGGTCCGCGAACAGGTCGCCGCGCTGTCACACCCCAATTTGTCCGTGCTGCGGCGGCGGCTGAAGGACAGCAAGGGCTATTACTCGGTGATCCGCGTCGAAGACGTGCGCGATCTGCGTGAGTCCCTGCATCATACGCGGGGGCGGGCAGGGCACCGCATCGCCATCCTCGACAGCATTGACGATTGCAATCCTTCGGCCGCCAACGCCTTGCTCAAGACGCTCGAGGAGCCGCCGGCCGACACGACCTTCTTCCTGATCTCCCATCGGCCAGGGCAGCTGCTCCCCACTATCCGCTCGCGCTGTCACAACCTGGCGCTGCGACCGCTGGCCGATGACCTGGTTGCCAGGGTCGTTTCCCAGAGCCTGCCTGACCTCGACCAGGCGACGCTCGATCGGGCCATCCAGCTGGCCGGGGGGCGACCCCGCCGCGCCTTCGAAACCCTGTCTCTCGCTGAGAATTCTCCAGTCGGAGCCCTGCTGCTGTGGTTGCGCCAGCCCGACGCCGCGCCCATTGCCGCCGAACTGCAACTGGCCGACGCCCTTGGCAGCGACCCGCAGGGCGCCGACATGTCCTTTGCCCGTGAAATCCTCAACGACTGGCTGGCCGGCGAAATGCGGGATGCCGCCATGCAACCCGGCGGACGCAGGCGGCTTGCCTCGGCAACCGAGCTATGGGAGAAGGCAGGCGCACTTCTGGGCGAAGCCGACAGCGTCAACCTCGACATGAAACAGACGCTGGTGGTGATTTTCGACGCCATAAGGAAGCACTGCGCCCTCATCGCCAATCCCGCCGAGCCAGCATGA
- a CDS encoding sigma-54-dependent transcriptional regulator, giving the protein MALDILIIDDEDDIRDLIAGILEDEGYEARQAHDADSGLNEIARRRPSLVFLDIWMQGSRLDGLQLLDVFQSQHPDMPVVMISGHGNVETAVSAIRRGAYDYIEKPFKIDRLLHVTQRAMEATRLRNEVAELKERSASKSVEMVGTSPALQQVRGIIEKSAPTNSRIFVSGPSGAGKGLVARQIHLRSPRANAPFVEINASLYAPDEVPVVLFGREARDKTGLLKVEVGALERAHGGTLYLSEVTTLPQQVQTTLLRTLVENRFNRVGGTQAVPIDVRIISSSSQNVAAQVEAGEFRSDLFHRLSIVPLPLTPLRERREDVPPLVSVFIEQVCRMHNLQRLTIGDDAMAVLQAQEWPGNARQLRNSLERLLILMKDQQPENGVITAAMLPSDIGEVLPTVGDTDASAHLMSLPLREAREVFERQYLLAQIERFGGNISKTAEFVGMERSALHRKIKSLGL; this is encoded by the coding sequence ATGGCTTTAGACATTCTGATCATCGACGACGAGGACGACATCCGCGATCTCATCGCGGGCATTCTCGAGGACGAAGGCTACGAGGCGCGACAAGCACACGATGCCGATAGCGGGCTCAACGAAATCGCCCGGCGCAGGCCGAGCCTGGTGTTTCTCGACATCTGGATGCAGGGGTCCCGGCTGGACGGCTTGCAACTCCTGGACGTGTTCCAGAGCCAACATCCGGACATGCCGGTCGTCATGATCTCCGGGCACGGCAATGTGGAAACGGCGGTGTCGGCGATCCGGCGCGGGGCTTATGACTATATCGAAAAGCCCTTCAAGATCGACCGGTTGCTGCATGTGACGCAGCGGGCCATGGAAGCCACGCGCCTGCGCAACGAGGTTGCCGAGCTCAAGGAGCGCTCGGCCAGCAAGAGTGTCGAGATGGTCGGTACCTCGCCGGCCCTGCAGCAGGTCCGCGGGATCATCGAGAAATCGGCGCCCACCAATTCGCGCATCTTCGTGTCCGGGCCGTCCGGTGCCGGCAAGGGTCTGGTGGCCCGCCAGATTCATCTGCGCAGCCCGCGCGCCAATGCCCCCTTTGTCGAGATCAACGCTTCGCTCTATGCCCCCGATGAGGTGCCCGTGGTGCTGTTTGGCCGCGAAGCACGGGACAAGACAGGCCTGCTGAAAGTGGAAGTGGGGGCGCTGGAGCGGGCCCATGGCGGCACGCTCTACCTGTCGGAAGTCACGACGCTGCCACAACAGGTGCAGACCACCCTGCTGCGGACGCTTGTGGAAAACCGGTTCAACCGCGTCGGGGGCACCCAGGCCGTGCCGATCGACGTGCGCATCATCTCGTCCAGCTCGCAGAACGTGGCGGCCCAGGTCGAGGCGGGCGAGTTCCGCTCCGACCTGTTCCACCGGCTTTCCATCGTGCCTCTGCCGCTGACGCCATTGCGAGAGCGGCGCGAAGACGTGCCGCCGCTGGTTTCGGTGTTCATCGAGCAGGTGTGCCGCATGCACAATCTGCAGCGCCTGACCATCGGCGACGACGCCATGGCGGTGCTGCAGGCGCAGGAATGGCCCGGCAATGCGCGCCAGCTGCGCAATTCGCTCGAACGCCTGCTGATCCTGATGAAGGACCAGCAGCCCGAGAATGGCGTGATCACCGCGGCCATGCTGCCTTCCGACATCGGCGAAGTGCTGCCCACCGTGGGCGACACCGATGCCTCAGCCCATCTGATGAGCCTGCCCCTGCGCGAGGCCCGCGAAGTGTTCGAGCGGCAATATCTGCTGGCCCAGATCGAGCGGTTTGGTGGCAACATTTCCAAGACCGCAGAGTTCGTGGGCATGGAGCGCAGCGCCCTGCACCGCAAGATCAAGTCACTGGGGCTCTGA
- the mazG gene encoding nucleoside triphosphate pyrophosphohydrolase: MQPSRDISRLIEIMAALRNPDGGCPWDLEQDFRSIRHYTIEEAYEVADAIEREDFADLREELGDLLLQPIYHAQMAKEAGHFDIGDVVEAITEKLIRRHPHVFGDVVADGADDAQNRWEAIKVRERAAKAARKGDAAPSILDDVPQVLPALARAEKLTKRAAKVGFDWPDLPAVRAKVEEELAEVAEAEATGDEAAVREEIGDLLFAVANLARKAGVDPEAALRDANSKFTRRFHYVEARCREDGIEPSSAGLDRLDGYWNEVRARDKA, from the coding sequence ATGCAGCCATCCCGCGACATTTCCCGCCTGATCGAGATCATGGCCGCCCTGCGCAATCCGGACGGCGGCTGTCCATGGGATCTCGAACAGGATTTCCGCTCCATTCGCCACTACACCATCGAGGAGGCCTATGAGGTGGCGGACGCGATCGAGCGCGAGGATTTCGCCGATTTACGCGAGGAACTGGGCGACCTGCTGCTGCAGCCCATCTACCACGCCCAGATGGCCAAGGAGGCCGGTCACTTCGATATCGGCGATGTCGTCGAGGCCATCACCGAAAAACTGATCCGCCGCCACCCGCATGTGTTTGGCGATGTGGTCGCCGACGGCGCCGACGACGCCCAGAACCGCTGGGAAGCCATCAAGGTCCGCGAGCGCGCCGCCAAGGCCGCGCGCAAGGGCGACGCCGCGCCCTCCATCCTCGATGACGTGCCACAGGTGCTCCCTGCCCTTGCCCGGGCCGAAAAGCTCACCAAGCGCGCCGCCAAGGTCGGCTTCGATTGGCCCGACCTGCCCGCCGTGCGCGCCAAGGTGGAAGAAGAACTGGCCGAAGTCGCCGAGGCGGAAGCGACCGGCGACGAGGCCGCAGTACGCGAAGAAATCGGCGACCTGCTCTTTGCCGTGGCGAACCTGGCCCGCAAGGCCGGCGTCGATCCCGAAGCCGCCCTTCGCGACGCGAACTCGAAGTTCACCCGGCGTTTTCACTATGTGGAAGCCCGCTGCCGCGAAGACGGCATCGAACCGTCATCTGCGGGGCTGGATCGGCTGGATGGCTATTGGAATGAAGTCCGGGCCCGCGACAAGGCCTAG